A window of the Rickettsia felis URRWXCal2 genome harbors these coding sequences:
- the fabG gene encoding 3-oxoacyl reductase, whose protein sequence is MIDLTGKTSLITGASGGIGGAIARLLHKLGSHVIISGSNEEKLKSLGNVLKDNYTIEICNLANKEECSNLISKAPKLDILVCNAGITSDTLAIRMKDEDFDKVIDINLKANFILNREAIKKMMQNRYGRIINISSIVGISGNPGQANYCASKAGLIGMTKSLSYEVATRGITVNAVAPGFIKSDMTDKLNEKQREAIVQKIPLGTYGMPEDVANAVAFLASDQASYITGQTIHVNGGMLMV, encoded by the coding sequence ATGATTGATTTAACAGGTAAAACTTCTTTAATTACGGGAGCTTCAGGAGGCATAGGCGGAGCTATAGCGAGATTACTGCACAAACTAGGAAGCCATGTAATTATTAGCGGTAGTAATGAGGAAAAATTAAAATCCCTTGGAAATGTTTTAAAAGATAATTATACGATAGAAATATGCAACCTTGCAAATAAGGAAGAATGTAGCAATTTAATATCTAAAGCACCAAAGCTAGATATTTTAGTATGTAATGCCGGTATTACTAGTGATACGCTAGCAATTAGAATGAAAGATGAAGATTTTGACAAAGTTATTGATATTAATTTGAAAGCAAATTTTATTTTAAATCGTGAAGCAATAAAAAAAATGATGCAAAACAGGTATGGACGCATTATTAATATATCTTCAATAGTAGGAATTTCAGGTAACCCTGGGCAGGCTAATTATTGTGCTTCTAAAGCAGGTTTAATAGGCATGACCAAATCGCTCTCTTACGAAGTTGCAACCAGAGGAATTACGGTTAATGCAGTAGCTCCAGGATTTATTAAATCAGATATGACAGATAAACTAAACGAAAAGCAAAGAGAAGCCATAGTACAAAAAATTCCGCTAGGCACTTACGGTATGCCGGAAGACGTGGCAAACGCAGTTGCATTTTTAGCAAGCGATCAGGCATCATATATTACCGGTCAAACTATCCACGTAAACGGGGGAATGTTAATGGTGTAA
- the acpP gene encoding Acyl carrier protein yields the protein MEFKIMSTTDKIEQKVIEMVAEKLNKDKSIITTDSRFIEDLKADSLDTVELMMAIEVEYGIDIPDDEATKIKTVSDVIKYIKERQS from the coding sequence ATGGAGTTCAAAATTATGAGTACAACGGACAAGATCGAACAGAAAGTTATTGAAATGGTTGCTGAAAAGCTAAATAAAGATAAATCGATAATAACTACGGATTCAAGATTTATAGAAGATTTGAAAGCCGATAGTCTTGATACCGTAGAGTTAATGATGGCAATAGAAGTTGAATACGGTATTGATATCCCTGATGATGAAGCCACTAAAATTAAAACTGTATCCGATGTTATAAAATATATCAAAGAACGCCAATCTTAA